The following are encoded together in the Blautia obeum ATCC 29174 genome:
- a CDS encoding DegV family protein: MKKTGIMTDSHSGILNEEAERLGIKVLPMPFYIEEKVYREGVDLSREEFYDMLRKGTDVSTSQPSLVEVAEMWKEMLKEYEEIVYIPLSSALSGSCMAAMAMANEDEFAGKVFVVDNGRVATPMHRSVLDAVEMTEKGYSAAEIKKILEETREKMTIYIGLSTLEYLKKGGRVSSVTALAADVLNIKPVMHFSTGTLDTYQKCRGMKKARKVMIDAMKHELETNFREEYEAGNVYLMAASSSTDEVTAEWMAQIKESFPGMDVMCDKLSFGLSCHIGPDGLGIGCTCKPVE; encoded by the coding sequence ATGAAGAAAACAGGAATCATGACAGACAGTCATAGCGGGATTTTAAACGAAGAGGCCGAAAGACTTGGAATCAAAGTGCTTCCAATGCCATTTTATATCGAAGAAAAGGTATATCGTGAAGGCGTAGATTTATCCAGAGAAGAATTTTATGATATGCTGCGCAAGGGAACGGATGTATCTACATCGCAGCCGTCACTGGTAGAGGTTGCGGAGATGTGGAAAGAAATGTTGAAAGAATATGAAGAAATCGTATATATTCCGCTCAGCAGTGCATTAAGCGGTTCCTGTATGGCAGCAATGGCAATGGCAAATGAAGATGAATTTGCCGGAAAAGTCTTTGTAGTTGACAATGGTCGTGTAGCGACTCCGATGCACCGTTCGGTTCTTGATGCAGTAGAAATGACAGAAAAAGGTTACAGTGCAGCTGAAATCAAGAAAATCCTCGAGGAAACCAGAGAAAAGATGACGATTTACATTGGACTCAGCACCCTGGAATATCTGAAAAAAGGTGGAAGAGTCAGCTCAGTGACAGCCCTGGCAGCAGATGTCCTGAATATTAAACCAGTCATGCATTTCAGTACAGGAACACTTGATACTTATCAGAAATGCCGTGGTATGAAGAAAGCACGCAAGGTCATGATCGATGCGATGAAACATGAACTGGAAACTAATTTCCGTGAAGAATACGAGGCAGGAAATGTATATCTGATGGCGGCTTCCAGCAGCACTGATGAAGTAACGGCAGAATGGATGGCTCAGATTAAAGAAAGCTTTCCGGGAATGGATGTTATGTGTGATAAACTTTCCTTTGGTCTGTCCTGTCATATCGGTCCGGATGGGCTGGGAATCGGCTGTACCTGCAAACCTGTAGAAT